Within the Senegalia massiliensis genome, the region TATTAGCACCACCAAATACTACTAAACAAGAGATTGAGACTATAATGATTGATGCATCAAACACTGCTAAAGAATTGAATATAGACATAATAGGTGGCCATACAGAAATAACAAATGCAGTGAATAAAATAGTTATAAACTCTACAGCTATAGGTAAGCAGCTTAAAGAAAAAACATTAGATTCAAAAAAAGTTGAAAGAGGATACAAAGTTATACTTACAAAAAAAATTGCAATAGAAGGCACATCAATAATAGCTGAAGATATAGAAGAAAGATTAAAAAATAATATAGAAGATAATTTAATACAAGAAGCAAAGGGTTTAATGAAAAATATTAGTGTAGTAAAAGAAGGTATAATAGCAGGAAATATTGGTGTTGAATATATGCATGATATAACAGAGGGTGGATTATTGGGAGCTATATATGAAGCTTCTCAAGCTATAGATAAAGGAATAAAAATTTATAAAGATAAAATAAAACTAGAAAAATCTACTGAAGTTATATGTAATGAATTAGATATTGATCCATATAG harbors:
- a CDS encoding AIR synthase family protein, with product MKIGKLPNELLENLVFKLLENKRTDIITRGAVGEDSAVIDFDKYACVVSTDPITGASKNIGKLAIHISANDVASNGAEPVGILLTILAPPNTTKQEIETIMIDASNTAKELNIDIIGGHTEITNAVNKIVINSTAIGKQLKEKTLDSKKVERGYKVILTKKIAIEGTSIIAEDIEERLKNNIEDNLIQEAKGLMKNISVVKEGIIAGNIGVEYMHDITEGGLLGAIYEASQAIDKGIKIYKDKIKLEKSTEVICNELDIDPYRLIASGSLIIITDNEKVEIILEKLKEANIESSIIGEVIDHGVFLDNEKIDPPESDELYKVIE